One region of Brachybacterium saurashtrense genomic DNA includes:
- a CDS encoding lamin tail domain-containing protein — protein sequence MLVTAPLVLAPPAAQAAVKKPLDIVKVYYNPPGKDYAKNSGYVKEFIQVKNTGSKTLTLSGYVIRDNGPQKFTVPRGTRLAPGKTLTIRSGKGRNTTSTLYWNKSSYIWNNTGDTARLYSAKGTLLESCRYKGVRKAASKSYVRSTSTTAYC from the coding sequence ATGCTCGTCACCGCTCCGCTGGTCCTGGCTCCCCCGGCCGCGCAGGCCGCCGTGAAGAAGCCGCTGGACATCGTGAAGGTGTACTACAACCCGCCCGGGAAGGACTACGCCAAGAACAGCGGGTACGTGAAGGAGTTCATCCAGGTGAAGAACACCGGGTCGAAGACTCTGACGCTGTCCGGCTACGTGATCCGCGACAACGGTCCGCAGAAGTTCACCGTCCCGAGGGGCACGAGACTCGCCCCCGGGAAGACCCTCACGATCCGTTCGGGCAAGGGGAGGAACACGACCTCGACGCTGTACTGGAACAAGTCCAGCTACATCTGGAACAACACCGGCGACACCGCCCGTCTGTACAGCGCCAAGGGCACGCTGCTGGAATCCTGCCGCTACAAGGGCGTGCGAAAGGCTGCTTCGAAGAGCTACGTCCGCAGCACCTCGACGACCGCCTACTGCTGA
- a CDS encoding ABC transporter ATP-binding protein, whose protein sequence is MTATAPTDRDDAENGALTAAEARESRKRSFALLGELISPVKGQFAVMAVMVVIAQLAVVAGPAIIAWGIDHGLPSLLAGDPWPATQAAALAVAAAIVGGVLTFGYVRQSVVVGQRMLLALRRKVFRFTQQQDLEFHESYTSGRIVSRQTSDMEALRELLDSGVNVMVGASLSMVFTIVLIVTMDPVTGLVMLLMLIPCVALTVWFQKRSSVEYRAIRTHSARLIVHFVEAMAGIRAVKAFRKEDRNQAEFDRLAQDYRDASMRSINVFGIYQPALRVLANVTIAAVLVVGGFRVLSGDLQVGVLVALVLYSRRFFQPVDEIANFYNAFQSAVSALEKIANLLAVRPHVAEAAAPTPLPSSDGQVDFEDVSFRYTADGPLVLQPMDLHIPAGQTIALVGQTGAGKSTVAKLIARFYDATAGSVQLDGVDLRDISMEDLTRNIVMVTQEAYLFSGTVADNIALGKPGASRQEIEAAARAIGADEFIEKLPYGYDTDVNKRGGRVSAGQRQLISFARAFLADPRVLILDEATSSLDIPSERMVQEGLTKLLGRRTSLIIAHRLTTVMIADRVLVVHGGEVVEDGSPTELVAAGGRFAALYQAWQESM, encoded by the coding sequence ATGACCGCCACCGCACCGACCGACAGGGACGACGCCGAGAATGGCGCCCTCACCGCCGCGGAGGCCAGGGAGTCCCGCAAGCGCTCCTTCGCCCTGCTCGGCGAGCTGATCTCCCCGGTCAAGGGGCAGTTCGCCGTGATGGCCGTGATGGTGGTGATCGCGCAGCTCGCCGTCGTCGCGGGCCCGGCGATCATCGCCTGGGGCATCGACCACGGCCTGCCCTCATTGCTGGCGGGGGATCCGTGGCCGGCCACCCAGGCGGCGGCGCTGGCCGTCGCGGCCGCGATCGTCGGCGGCGTGCTCACCTTCGGCTACGTGCGCCAGTCCGTGGTGGTGGGGCAGCGGATGCTGCTCGCCCTGCGACGGAAGGTGTTCCGCTTCACCCAGCAGCAGGATCTCGAGTTCCACGAGTCCTACACCTCGGGGCGGATCGTCTCCCGGCAGACCTCCGACATGGAGGCGCTGCGCGAGCTGCTGGACTCGGGCGTGAACGTGATGGTGGGCGCCTCGCTGTCGATGGTGTTCACGATCGTGCTGATCGTGACCATGGATCCGGTGACGGGCCTGGTGATGCTGCTGATGCTGATCCCGTGCGTGGCGCTGACGGTGTGGTTCCAGAAGCGCTCCAGCGTGGAGTACCGCGCGATCCGCACCCACTCGGCGCGGCTGATCGTGCACTTCGTGGAGGCCATGGCCGGGATCCGCGCGGTGAAGGCGTTCCGCAAGGAGGACCGCAACCAGGCGGAGTTCGATCGCCTGGCCCAGGACTACCGCGACGCGTCGATGCGCTCGATCAACGTGTTCGGCATCTACCAGCCGGCGCTGCGCGTGCTCGCGAACGTCACCATCGCCGCGGTGCTGGTGGTGGGCGGGTTCCGCGTGCTCAGCGGTGACCTGCAGGTGGGTGTGCTGGTGGCGCTGGTGCTGTACTCGCGGCGCTTCTTCCAGCCGGTGGACGAGATCGCGAACTTCTACAACGCCTTCCAGTCCGCCGTCTCCGCGCTCGAGAAGATCGCGAACCTGCTGGCGGTGCGGCCGCACGTGGCGGAGGCGGCGGCGCCCACTCCCCTGCCCAGCTCCGACGGGCAGGTGGACTTCGAGGACGTCTCCTTCCGGTACACCGCCGACGGGCCGCTGGTGCTGCAGCCGATGGACCTGCACATCCCGGCCGGGCAGACCATCGCCCTGGTGGGCCAGACCGGTGCCGGCAAGTCCACGGTGGCGAAGCTGATCGCCCGGTTCTACGACGCGACCGCCGGCAGCGTGCAGCTGGACGGCGTGGACCTGCGGGACATCTCGATGGAGGACCTCACCCGCAACATCGTGATGGTCACGCAGGAGGCGTACCTGTTCTCCGGCACGGTGGCGGACAACATCGCGCTGGGCAAGCCCGGGGCGAGCCGCCAGGAGATCGAGGCGGCGGCACGGGCGATCGGGGCCGACGAGTTCATCGAGAAGCTCCCCTACGGCTACGACACCGACGTGAACAAGCGCGGCGGCCGGGTGAGCGCCGGGCAGCGGCAGCTGATCTCGTTCGCGCGCGCGTTCCTCGCCGATCCGCGGGTGCTGATCCTCGACGAGGCCACCAGCTCGCTGGACATCCCCAGCGAGCGGATGGTGCAGGAGGGGCTCACGAAGCTGCTGGGCCGACGCACCTCCCTGATCATCGCCCACCGCCTCACCACCGTGATGATCGCGGACAGGGTGCTGGTGGTGCACGGCGGCGAGGTCGTGGAGGACGGCTCCCCCACCGAGCTGGTCGCCGCCGGCGGCCGCTTCGCGGCGCTCTACCAGGCGTGGCAGGAGTCGATGTAG
- a CDS encoding ABC transporter ATP-binding protein, with translation MLGTMSRLWTTVRPIRFRLYLGLLSAMTASIVALMIPQVLEFIVNRLDTDATAATIWTGGAIVLGLGIVEASLIWLRRTFAVAPSTTVEKQIRVRFYEKVQHMPVSFHDGWGSGQLLSRMMSDINQIRRWIAFGMIMAVTNVVTIVVGMSLLVRSSAILALIFFVAAVPVTVIAYRFHRSFSVLSRLSQDQNGDLATTIEQSVQGIRVLKAFGRGPSALEGFTEQAEELRRTEVRKATAIARFDMFMFMLPELALGVALLVGLHLTANGDISTGQLASYFATATLVVGPVRMFGMLLGQAVNASTALDRHYEVMDSENAITSPEDARRIDTSAATGAVRLEGVHFRYEDAPDHVEDVIDGVDLEIRPGETMALVGVTGSGKSTLLQLVPRLYDVTSGTVRIDGVDVREMDLMDLRTLTAVAFEEATLFSDSVRENVLLGADPSLSEEQAEELLHLALRTADATYAYELPEGVDTRIGEEGMSLSGGQRQRLALARAIAAKPAVLLLDDPLSALDTKTEETVTQRLREVLEGTTTLIVAHRTSTVALADRVALLDGGRVVAVGTHTELMARSARYRWVIANQEEERRRDQDIETLTGELELRAIQEEGR, from the coding sequence ATGCTCGGCACCATGAGCCGTCTCTGGACCACCGTCCGCCCCATCCGATTCCGCCTCTACCTGGGCCTGCTCAGCGCCATGACGGCCTCGATCGTGGCCCTGATGATCCCGCAGGTCCTCGAGTTCATCGTCAACCGCCTCGACACCGACGCCACCGCCGCCACGATCTGGACCGGCGGCGCGATCGTGCTGGGCCTCGGCATCGTCGAGGCGTCCCTGATCTGGCTGCGGCGCACTTTCGCCGTCGCCCCCTCCACCACGGTGGAGAAGCAGATCCGGGTGCGCTTCTACGAGAAGGTCCAGCACATGCCGGTCTCCTTCCACGACGGCTGGGGCTCCGGCCAGCTGCTCTCGCGGATGATGAGCGACATCAACCAGATCCGGCGCTGGATCGCGTTCGGCATGATCATGGCGGTCACCAACGTGGTCACGATCGTGGTGGGCATGTCCCTGCTGGTGCGCTCCAGCGCGATCCTGGCGCTGATCTTCTTCGTCGCCGCGGTGCCGGTCACCGTCATCGCCTACCGCTTCCACCGCTCCTTCTCCGTGCTCTCCCGCCTCTCGCAGGATCAGAACGGCGATCTCGCCACCACCATCGAGCAGTCGGTGCAGGGCATCCGGGTGCTCAAGGCGTTCGGGCGCGGCCCGTCGGCCCTCGAGGGCTTCACCGAGCAGGCGGAGGAGCTGCGCCGCACCGAGGTGCGCAAGGCCACCGCCATCGCCCGCTTCGACATGTTCATGTTCATGCTCCCCGAGCTCGCGCTCGGCGTGGCGCTGCTGGTGGGGCTGCACCTCACGGCGAACGGGGACATCAGCACCGGCCAGCTGGCCTCCTACTTCGCCACGGCCACCCTGGTGGTGGGCCCGGTGCGGATGTTCGGGATGCTGCTGGGGCAGGCCGTGAACGCCTCCACCGCCCTGGACCGCCACTACGAGGTGATGGATTCCGAGAACGCGATCACCTCCCCGGAGGATGCGCGGCGGATCGACACCTCGGCCGCCACCGGCGCGGTGCGCCTGGAGGGCGTGCACTTCCGCTACGAGGACGCCCCGGACCACGTGGAGGACGTGATCGACGGCGTGGATCTGGAGATCCGCCCCGGCGAGACGATGGCGCTGGTGGGCGTGACCGGCTCCGGCAAGTCCACGCTGCTGCAGCTGGTGCCTCGGCTGTACGACGTCACCTCCGGCACCGTCCGCATCGACGGGGTCGATGTGCGGGAGATGGACCTGATGGACCTGCGCACGCTCACCGCGGTCGCCTTCGAGGAGGCGACGCTGTTCTCCGACTCGGTGCGGGAGAACGTGCTGCTGGGCGCGGATCCCTCGCTCTCCGAGGAGCAGGCGGAGGAGCTGCTGCATCTCGCGCTGCGCACCGCGGATGCGACTTACGCCTACGAGCTGCCCGAGGGGGTGGACACCCGCATCGGCGAGGAGGGGATGAGCCTCTCCGGCGGTCAGCGCCAGCGCCTGGCCCTGGCCCGCGCGATCGCGGCCAAGCCCGCGGTGCTGCTGCTGGACGATCCGCTCTCCGCACTCGACACGAAGACGGAGGAGACCGTCACGCAGCGGCTGCGGGAGGTGCTCGAGGGCACCACCACGCTGATCGTCGCCCACCGCACCTCGACGGTCGCGCTGGCGGACAGGGTGGCGCTGCTGGACGGCGGTCGCGTGGTCGCCGTGGGCACCCACACCGAGCTGATGGCGCGCTCGGCGCGCTATCGCTGGGTGATCGCGAACCAGGAGGAGGAGCGCCGCCGCGACCAGGACATCGAGACCCTCACCGGGGAGCTCGAGCTGCGCGCCATCCAGGAGGAGGGCCGATGA
- the dhaM gene encoding dihydroxyacetone kinase phosphoryl donor subunit DhaM, producing the protein MTGIVVVSHSAPLARAAVDLAGQMLRGDGPEIAIAAGVADSAAPDGMALGTDAAAIAAAIERAADGQGVLVLMDLGSAIMSAHLALEMLDPDLAQRVRLSAAPLVEGLVGAAVTASTGASLEDVAGQADLAAEAKRLQVES; encoded by the coding sequence GTGACCGGGATCGTCGTCGTCTCCCATTCCGCGCCGCTGGCTCGCGCCGCGGTGGACCTCGCCGGGCAGATGCTGCGCGGCGACGGCCCCGAGATCGCGATCGCCGCCGGCGTCGCGGACAGCGCCGCGCCCGACGGGATGGCGCTGGGCACCGACGCGGCCGCGATCGCGGCGGCGATCGAACGAGCGGCCGACGGGCAGGGCGTGCTGGTGCTGATGGATCTGGGCAGCGCGATCATGTCCGCCCACCTCGCGCTGGAGATGCTCGACCCGGACCTCGCGCAGCGGGTGCGCCTCAGCGCCGCCCCGCTCGTGGAGGGGCTGGTGGGCGCCGCGGTGACGGCCTCCACCGGGGCATCGCTCGAGGACGTGGCCGGGCAGGCGGATCTCGCCGCGGAGGCGAAGCGCCTCCAGGTCGAATCCTGA
- the dhaL gene encoding dihydroxyacetone kinase subunit DhaL, which translates to MNTALTATDLAAWLHRCAALMEAHAEELTSLDAAIGDADHGANMSRGFRAVDGIADDAAAGGPAALLKKAGMTLVSTVGGASGPLYGTLLLRMASAAGDAESLDAAALGEAFAAGVQGVADRGKASPGEKTMLDAWTPALEAYRGAGDDLAAAATAGAAAAAQGREDTAPLTATKGRASYLGERSVGHIDPGAASTALLWQALAETVTGEESR; encoded by the coding sequence ATGAACACCGCCCTCACCGCCACGGACCTCGCCGCCTGGCTGCACCGCTGCGCCGCGCTGATGGAGGCGCACGCCGAGGAGCTCACCTCCCTGGACGCCGCCATCGGCGACGCGGACCACGGCGCGAACATGTCCCGTGGGTTCCGCGCGGTCGACGGGATCGCCGACGACGCCGCGGCCGGCGGGCCCGCCGCCCTGCTGAAGAAGGCGGGGATGACGCTGGTCTCCACCGTCGGCGGCGCCTCCGGGCCGCTGTACGGGACGCTGCTGCTGCGCATGGCGAGCGCCGCCGGGGACGCCGAATCCCTGGACGCCGCCGCGCTCGGCGAGGCGTTCGCCGCCGGTGTGCAGGGCGTCGCCGACCGTGGCAAGGCGAGCCCGGGCGAGAAGACGATGCTGGACGCCTGGACGCCGGCGCTGGAGGCGTACCGCGGCGCCGGGGACGACCTCGCCGCCGCCGCGACCGCCGGCGCGGCCGCCGCCGCACAGGGCCGGGAGGACACCGCCCCTCTGACGGCCACCAAGGGCCGCGCCTCCTACCTGGGCGAGCGCTCGGTGGGGCACATCGATCCGGGGGCGGCGAGCACAGCCCTGCTGTGGCAGGCGCTGGCGGAGACCGTCACCGGGGAGGAGTCGCGGTGA
- the dhaK gene encoding dihydroxyacetone kinase subunit DhaK, with product MKKLIDAVDDVVVDALAGMALAHPESLSVDLEHRLVLRTEPKAEGRVAILSGGGSGHEPLHGGFVGHGMLDAACAGEVFTSPVPDQMAAAIAAVDRGAGVLQVVKNYTGDVMNFEMAAELAVAESGTEVRSVITNDDVAVEDSTFTAGRRGVGGTVLVEKIAGAAAEEGRDLEQVTEIATRVNERARSMGVALTSVTVPANGKPSFELGEDEIEVGIGIHGEPGRHREKLVPAKDVARRLLEPILAELPGEGPVLLFVNGMGGTPLLELYILAKDAHEVLAEAGVEVSRHLVGNYITSLDMAGASITLLRLDEELTALWDAPVSTPALRRGL from the coding sequence ATGAAGAAACTCATCGATGCCGTCGACGACGTCGTCGTCGACGCCCTGGCCGGCATGGCCCTCGCCCACCCCGAGTCCCTCTCCGTCGATCTCGAGCACCGCCTGGTGCTGCGCACCGAGCCCAAGGCCGAGGGCCGCGTCGCGATCCTCTCCGGCGGCGGCAGCGGCCACGAGCCCCTCCACGGCGGGTTCGTGGGCCACGGCATGCTCGACGCCGCCTGCGCCGGCGAGGTGTTCACCTCCCCCGTGCCCGATCAGATGGCCGCCGCGATCGCCGCCGTGGACCGCGGCGCCGGGGTGCTGCAGGTCGTCAAGAACTACACCGGCGACGTGATGAACTTCGAGATGGCCGCGGAGCTCGCGGTCGCGGAATCCGGCACGGAGGTGCGCAGCGTCATCACGAACGACGACGTCGCCGTGGAGGACTCCACCTTCACCGCCGGTCGCCGCGGCGTGGGCGGCACCGTGCTGGTGGAGAAGATCGCCGGCGCCGCCGCCGAGGAGGGCCGCGACCTGGAGCAGGTCACGGAGATCGCGACCCGCGTCAACGAGCGCGCCCGCTCCATGGGCGTGGCGCTGACCTCCGTGACCGTGCCCGCGAACGGCAAACCGTCCTTCGAGCTCGGGGAGGACGAGATCGAGGTGGGCATCGGGATCCACGGCGAGCCCGGCCGCCACCGCGAGAAGCTGGTCCCGGCGAAGGACGTGGCGCGCCGCCTGCTGGAGCCGATCCTCGCCGAGCTGCCGGGCGAGGGCCCGGTGCTGCTGTTCGTCAACGGTATGGGCGGCACGCCGCTGCTGGAGCTGTACATCCTGGCCAAGGACGCGCACGAGGTGCTCGCCGAGGCCGGGGTGGAGGTGTCCCGGCACCTCGTCGGCAACTACATCACCAGCCTCGACATGGCCGGCGCCTCGATCACGCTGCTGCGCCTGGACGAGGAGCTCACCGCCCTGTGGGACGCGCCGGTCTCGACCCCCGCCCTGCGCCGCGGACTGTGA